The segment ACAAAATAGATCTTTTTAAAAACCCTTACGACTTCGAAGcaattaaaaaattgataAATGATGATACGAAAAAAGATATGCTTGGCAAATTACTTAGTACAGGATTAGTTCAAAATTTTCCTAATACAATAATATCAAAATTAATTGAAGGAAAATTCCAAGATATGTTAAACATTTCACAACACCAATGCGTAAAAAAACAATGTCCAGAAAATTCTGGATGTTTCAGACATTTAGATGAAAGAGAAGAATGTAAATGTTTATTAAATTACAAACAAGAAGGTGATAAATGTGTTGAAAATCCAAATCCTACTTGTAACGAAAATAATGGTGGATGTGATGCAGATGCCACATGTACCGAAGAAGATTCAGGTAGCAGCAGAAAGAAAATCACATGTGAATGTACTAAACCTGATTCTTATCCACTTTTCGATGGTATTTTCTGCAGTTCCTCTAACTTCTTAGGAATATCATTCTTATTAATACTCatgttaatattatacagtttcatttaaaaaatgtaggAGTTAAAATATGTtaccttaattttttttttttttttaaatatatatatatattaatatatatatatatatatatataaaatattacataatatatatatatatatttagttaTTACAGGAATAGTGATATTTTAGTCAtgtttcaaaatatattaaaaaattataaatattataataaaaaaaaaaaaaaaaaaaaaattatacatttatatatttatacatttatacatatatatatatatatatatatattttttttcttctttcttttcaagttctattttatatttatatatagatttaataaaaaatcttttaaaataaaaaaagtacagtaaattttaatatatatatatatatatataatatatatataatatatatttatttatttatatgtataatatatttacatatattattataatatatatttttttttttacgcATACATAAAaagcattttttttttttataaacattccaacaattataaaataactttaataataacattaaatttttatttttttttttattcatgaTGAGattaaagaaattataaaaaaaatatatatgattggatttaataataaaaaaaaaaaaaaaaaaaaaaaaccaaacgtttctttcttatatattaaaaaatatatttatatataatcatatgaagaaaataaaaaataatagtattcaatataataaaacaacatatgaagaaaagaagaataaaaataataaagagaatattttaataaactgatatataaatgaaaaaaaaggaaaaataaataagaattttgatggaaaaatatataataagaattattCGAGTGATTTAATTaacaatgataataatttattattaaataaaaaagagtatccaaattttttgttataaaaaaaatacacagaacatatttttaatgatataaatattgaaCATAACACAGATTTAAATCATCTACAACATaacgagaaaaaaaaaatgttagaAAAAGGTAATAACTTGTGTGAAgtggataaaaaaaaaaatatatacaaggaaaataatagtaataataataatatgaacagtaataataatatgaacaataataataatatgaacagtaataataatatgaacagtaataataataataataataacatttacaataatataaatatattcagtGAAAAAGCGTCTTTTTCTTGTATAAAGAATTATGATGAACATGtaacaaattatttaaagaaaGGAAAATTGTTTTATGGGAAgatgaaaaataaagaaacacAAAATGAGAATGCTCACGAAGGTGATATAGAATCAAGAGAAAAATacgatataaaaaaaattacaaaaaatgtaaataatatgagtaatcatgataaaaaaaatgaccaagtattaaataataataatataaaagaaaacataaataatattaataataataataataataataataataataatagttatcATTGTAAGAACGAATTAATAACAAGAAAAAGAAACGTATATATGTCCAACcgatttaaaaataataataacaataataataataataatagtagtagtaataatccTTTTGATAATTTATCAAGTAGAAAttacaaaaatgtatataatacttGTCCTAAAagtaatttaataaaaaaagaaagtcaTATGAATGACAAGTTTAATATTCataagaatattttaaataatcatattgATACATACACGAATAATGAAGATTCTACTAATAAggattatgatgataaacAAAGTGAtagtataataaaaaataattataataatagaaatatatataataaattttataataataatttaaataataattatgttaattataatgaaaaaaaatatatgtgccaaagtaataatatatatatgaaatataaaaaaaatcacttttacaaaaattatgatgatgaaaagtTATTAAACAGAAATTTTAAGAAAAACAGCCAAGCGTATAGGGGTTATCAAAAAGTAcctaattatttaaaagaatcAAATAACCTGCACATGCAAGATAAAAGTGAACCATTTGTTAaagaggaaaataaaaatatggagAATGAAATAGTAAATATggataaatatgaaaatgattttttaaaactaAAGGAAGATAAAATGAAAGATACAAATGATTTATCATTTAAAAgggaagataataataataataatatggatggtgaaaatatagatataaaaaaaaatatgagtgataaaataaatgacaaaataaatgaaaatataaatgatataacaaatgacaaaataaatgacaaaataaatgatataacaaatgacaaaataaatgacaaaataaatgaaaatataaatgatgctGTAAATAATGTTGTTAGTGAAGACAAGGAATTAAATTCAGATAAACAAagtgataaatatataagtgatgaattaaaaagaattaaaagagaagaagaaaaaaaaaaagttatgaATTGGAAAAGTGAAGAACAGACTTTACTTGAAGAAGGGTTAAGAATTTataagaatttaaaaaattgtcCTGAAAAATGGACAAAAATTAGTGCAGTAGTAAAAACGAGAACAGCTGATGATTGTTTAAAACGTTTTCTTTATTGTAGAGCTGTTGttttgaaagaaaaaaaaaaacttaaagAAGTAacagaacaaaaaaatgaaaaaggaaaagaaaaagaagaaacaaTTATAAAACAAGGAACAgaagatttaaaaaattcaaagaatgaaataaataatgatgatataaaagatgatgaagaacACGAACAAGATATAGATAGTGATGATatgaatattaataataatatgaatataaaggGAAAGAGTTTATTGTTAAATAATGtgcatttaaaaaatatatcattatataaggCAGTATTATTAAAGTAAGGGTTCATATGAGTACTAAAAATGTACatgtatatgttaatatgtgtttatattttatatatctgggtacacaaaaaaaaagtactattatatatatatgtatatatatatattttttttttttaatatataggCTACAGTTAATTTGTAACAGGTGTTGTAATACATTTGATGTAACCTCAACAAGCAAGGAGGCTTGTCaaataagtaaaaaaaaaaaaaaaaaaaaaaaaaaaaaaaaaagatacatatattacatatatatatatatatatatatatatatatatttttgtaatacaGTTTGTACTTGCGTCAATTGCTCCAACAGTGCTGTTGTTGAAGTTTACAGAAATATTTGTTTCATGGAAAACACTTGTGTTTGTATTTTGAAGTTCAACCAGTGCTCACTAATggttatataaaagaataaaataaaataaaaatataatatataataaaaatataatgtaataactcattgtgtatatttatatttcctcTTGTAGGATTTACTAACAGCTGATTACAGTGTTAATTGTGAGAGTTGTGGAAGAAAAaatctttttaaaaatgtcaCATCaggttatataaataaaaaataataataaatgtattacAAGTGGGTATTCACAtggtatatattaattttgcaataatattatatatatatatatatatatatatatgtatgtatgtatgtgtttCCCTTTCATAggtaaagaaataaatgtgAACTGTCAAAAGTGTTTTTCGAAATTAGAATTTAAATACAAAGACATTTCTTTTGACGAGCCAATTAATGCAAATAACGAAAGCTTAAAAAAGTAaacaaagaaataaataaatgtactatgtattatatattatgtattatatattatataccttttatttttgtttatattggATTAATTTTAACGTGTAATCTATgtcaaattttataattttatatatttatttatattccttttttttgaatatacaATACAGAATTGATGATATGATAAACAAATTATTTACCAAAAAAAAGTCGACTAAAAAAGCTGTACCAACAGcttcaaataatttaaaaatagaaaaaacaaaaaatatgataaaaataaataatatagaagtTAAAGATGGAGCTTGTAAGCATTTCAAAAAATCGCAtagattatttaaatttcctTGTTGTAACAAAGTAAGGCactataaaaaagaagaaaaaaatttatgtagaaatattttatttttttttattatgaaaaataataatttttttaccacatttaatatgaacaatgataattatatatatatatatatatatatatatatttatatatatttatatttttcttttgtgtGTAGATTTTTCCTTGTCCGACGTGCCATGATTTAAATAGTAATCATGAATGTGACATTGCGAAGAGGGTTATTTGTGGGTTTTGTTACAGAGAGTTTAGTGACGATGAAGTGTGTATTTGTCAAAgggataaaaaattaaaaaaaggtGGAAAGTTTTGGGAGgtaagtaaatatatattaattaataaaaaagaaaagaatgcACAACTATGCacaaagtattatatatatatatataatatatatgtgtgtaggtattttttattttgaacatgaagatatttatattaatatatatatatatatatatatatatatatatttttttttttttttttttttttttctaggGAGGAAAAGGATGTCGTAATGCAATCACGTTAAGCAGAAATGAttccaaaaaatataaactttTAAATAGACAAAGtgtccaaaaaaaaaaaaaaaaatgataccatataattatgtgagaaaatataatattcatatgaattttgattttttttattgtatataatatatatatatatatatatatatatatatatatatatatatatatatttatatttatttatttatttgattttaaatgaattttacatacatatatatatatatatatatatatgtatatatttttttttttttttaaaaaacaaattcAAA is part of the Plasmodium falciparum 3D7 genome assembly, chromosome: 9 genome and harbors:
- a CDS encoding zinc finger protein, putative, which produces MLEKGNNLCEVDKKKNIYKENNSNNNNMNSNNNMNNNNNMNSNNNMNSNNNNNNNIYNNINIFSEKASFSCIKNYDEHVTNYLKKGKLFYGKMKNKETQNENAHEGDIESREKYDIKKITKNVNNMSNHDKKNDQVLNNNNIKENINNINNNNNNNNNNNSYHCKNELITRKRNVYMSNRFKNNNNNNNNNNSSSNNPFDNLSSRNYKNVYNTCPKSNLIKKESHMNDKFNIHKNILNNHIDTYTNNEDSTNKDYDDKQSDSIIKNNYNNRNIYNKFYNNNLNNNYVNYNEKKYMCQSNNIYMKYKKNHFYKNYDDEKLLNRNFKKNSQAYRGYQKVPNYLKESNNLHMQDKSEPFVKEENKNMENEIVNMDKYENDFLKLKEDKMKDTNDLSFKREDNNNNNMDGENIDIKKNMSDKINDKINENINDITNDKINDKINDITNDKINDKINENINDAVNNVVSEDKELNSDKQSDKYISDELKRIKREEEKKKVMNWKSEEQTLLEEGLRIYKNLKNCPEKWTKISAVVKTRTADDCLKRFLYCRAVVLKEKKKLKEVTEQKNEKGKEKEETIIKQGTEDLKNSKNEINNDDIKDDEEHEQDIDSDDMNINNNMNIKGKSLLLNNVHLKNISLYKAVLLKLQLICNRCCNTFDVTSTSKEACQIICTCVNCSNSAVVEVYRNICFMENTCVCILKFNQCSLMDLLTADYSVNCESCGRKNLFKNVTSGKEINVNCQKCFSKLEFKYKDISFDEPINANNESLKKIDDMINKLFTKKKSTKKAVPTASNNLKIEKTKNMIKINNIEVKDGACKHFKKSHRLFKFPCCNKIFPCPTCHDLNSNHECDIAKRVICGFCYREFSDDEVCICQRDKKLKKGGKFWEVRKGCRNAITLSRNDSKKYKLLNRQSVQKKKKK
- a CDS encoding zinc finger protein, putative — translated: MLEKGNNLCEVDKKKNIYKENNSNNNNMNSNNNMNNNNNMNSNNNMNSNNNNNNNIYNNINIFSEKASFSCIKNYDEHVTNYLKKGKLFYGKMKNKETQNENAHEGDIESREKYDIKKITKNVNNMSNHDKKNDQVLNNNNIKENINNINNNNNNNNNNNSYHCKNELITRKRNVYMSNRFKNNNNNNNNNNSSSNNPFDNLSSRNYKNVYNTCPKSNLIKKESHMNDKFNIHKNILNNHIDTYTNNEDSTNKDYDDKQSDSIIKNNYNNRNIYNKFYNNNLNNNYVNYNEKKYMCQSNNIYMKYKKNHFYKNYDDEKLLNRNFKKNSQAYRGYQKVPNYLKESNNLHMQDKSEPFVKEENKNMENEIVNMDKYENDFLKLKEDKMKDTNDLSFKREDNNNNNMDGENIDIKKNMSDKINDKINENINDITNDKINDKINDITNDKINDKINENINDAVNNVVSEDKELNSDKQSDKYISDELKRIKREEEKKKVMNWKSEEQTLLEEGLRIYKNLKNCPEKWTKISAVVKTRTADDCLKRFLYCRAVVLKEKKKLKEVTEQKNEKGKEKEETIIKQGTEDLKNSKNEINNDDIKDDEEHEQDIDSDDMNINNNMNIKGKSLLLNNVHLKNISLYKAVLLKLQLICNRCCNTFDVTSTSKEACQIICTCVNCSNSAVVEVYRNICFMENTCVCILKFNQCSLMDLLTADYSVNCESCGRKNLFKNVTSGKEINVNCQKCFSKLEFKYKDISFDEPINANNESLKKIDDMINKLFTKKKSTKKAVPTASNNLKIEKTKNMIKINNIEVKDGACKHFKKSHRLFKFPCCNKIFPCPTCHDLNSNHECDIAKRVICGFCYREFSDDEVCICQRDKKLKKGGKFWEGGKGCRNAITLSRNDSKKYKLLNRQSVQKKKKK